One window of the Fusobacterium animalis 7_1 genome contains the following:
- a CDS encoding phosphate/phosphite/phosphonate ABC transporter substrate-binding protein has translation MKKVWKLLMLVSLIFLLISCGEKKKEKPLVMGLVPIANSEKLIEDTAPLHKMLGDEIGRPVEGFIATNYIGIVEALGTGTIDFALIPPFAYILANKKNGTEALLTSINKHDEPGYYSVLLVRTDSGIEKVEDLKGKKVAFVDPSSTSGYIFPAVILMDHGINIEQDITYQFAGGHDKALQLLINGDVDAIGTYESAVTKFAKEFPEVAEKVKVLQKSDLIPGITLVVSSKVDDATKQKIKDAFLKVTSTKEGQDLTIKLFGIKGFEEPNIDNYKVIEDKLNKMGIDIEKIK, from the coding sequence ATGAAAAAAGTTTGGAAATTACTTATGCTTGTATCACTTATATTCCTTTTAATTAGCTGTGGAGAAAAAAAGAAAGAGAAACCTTTGGTAATGGGATTAGTTCCAATAGCTAATTCAGAAAAATTAATTGAAGATACTGCACCATTACATAAGATGTTAGGTGATGAAATTGGTAGACCTGTTGAAGGTTTTATTGCAACAAATTATATTGGTATTGTAGAAGCATTAGGTACAGGAACTATTGATTTTGCATTAATACCACCTTTTGCATATATTTTAGCAAATAAAAAGAATGGAACAGAAGCATTACTTACAAGTATAAATAAACATGATGAACCTGGATATTATTCTGTTTTACTTGTAAGAACTGATAGTGGAATAGAAAAAGTTGAAGATTTAAAAGGTAAAAAAGTTGCCTTTGTAGACCCTTCATCAACTTCTGGGTATATTTTTCCAGCAGTAATATTAATGGATCATGGAATAAATATTGAACAAGATATCACTTATCAATTTGCTGGTGGACATGATAAAGCATTACAATTACTAATAAATGGTGATGTAGATGCCATTGGAACTTATGAAAGTGCTGTTACAAAGTTTGCTAAAGAATTTCCAGAAGTAGCTGAAAAGGTAAAAGTTTTACAAAAAAGTGATTTAATTCCTGGAATAACTTTAGTTGTTTCATCTAAGGTTGATGATGCAACAAAACAAAAAATTAAAGATGCTTTCTTAAAGGTTACTTCTACAAAAGAAGGACAAGACCTAACAATAAAATTATTTGGTATAAAAGGTTTTGAAGAACCTAATATTGATAATTATAAAGTTATTGAAGATAAACTTAATAAAATGGGAATAGATATTGAAAAAATAAAATAA
- a CDS encoding YhcH/YjgK/YiaL family protein codes for MIYAELKNIKTYKGINKNLDKAIDFIAEKKYMNASFGKNIIEGDTIYFNYPEKPMTRENIDLDLEYHKKYIDIHIVLEGEESIVYTPFEDCIETKSYNVEEDYGLVKGKAQAELILNGKNFLLFFPEEPHLALLKVNTPKEIKKIIFKVEI; via the coding sequence ATGATATATGCTGAATTAAAAAATATCAAAACTTACAAGGGTATTAATAAGAATTTAGATAAGGCAATAGATTTTATTGCTGAAAAAAAGTATATGAATGCAAGTTTTGGAAAAAATATTATAGAAGGAGATACTATATATTTTAACTACCCTGAAAAACCTATGACAAGAGAAAATATAGATTTAGATCTAGAATATCATAAAAAATATATAGATATCCATATTGTTCTTGAAGGTGAAGAAAGTATTGTATATACCCCATTTGAAGATTGTATAGAAACCAAAAGTTACAATGTTGAAGAAGATTACGGACTTGTAAAAGGAAAAGCACAAGCCGAATTAATATTAAATGGTAAAAACTTTCTTCTTTTTTTTCCAGAAGAACCTCATTTAGCACTTTTAAAGGTTAATACACCAAAAGAGATAAAAAAAATAATATTTAAAGTAGAGATATAA
- the nagA gene encoding N-acetylglucosamine-6-phosphate deacetylase, whose product MKKILLKNAKIVLENKLINGSILIFKNKIERIFTDKYNLSEFTFDEVIDLEGKYLGPAFIDIHIHGADGADVMDSSEEALRKISSYLVREGTANFLATTLTSSKEILKEILKVVANLQNKDIEGANIFGVHMEGPYFSIEYKGAQNDKYMLPASIKELEEYLSVKEGLIKLFSISPHNQENLKAIKFLSDRGVIVSVGHSAASYEDVMKAIDLGLSHATHTYNGMKGFTHREPGVVGAVFNSDNIMAEIIFDKVHVHPEAVRTLIKIKGVDKVICITDSMSATGLAEGKYKLGELDVNVKDGQARLISNNALAGSVLRIDVAFKNLIELGYSITDAFKMTSTNAAKEFKLNTGILKEGKDADLVVLDKDYKVCMTMVKGKIKFKR is encoded by the coding sequence ATGAAAAAAATATTATTAAAAAATGCAAAAATAGTTTTAGAAAATAAATTGATTAATGGTTCTATTTTAATTTTTAAAAATAAAATAGAAAGAATTTTTACAGATAAATATAATTTATCTGAATTTACTTTTGATGAAGTTATAGACTTAGAAGGTAAATATTTGGGACCTGCGTTTATTGATATTCATATACATGGGGCTGATGGAGCTGATGTAATGGATAGTAGTGAAGAAGCTTTAAGAAAAATTTCTAGTTATTTAGTTCGAGAGGGAACTGCAAATTTTTTAGCTACTACTTTAACAAGTTCAAAAGAAATTCTAAAAGAAATTTTAAAGGTTGTTGCTAATTTACAAAATAAAGATATTGAAGGTGCAAATATTTTTGGAGTTCATATGGAAGGACCTTATTTTTCTATTGAATATAAAGGTGCTCAAAATGATAAATATATGTTACCTGCTAGTATAAAAGAACTTGAAGAATATTTATCAGTCAAAGAAGGACTTATAAAATTATTTTCAATATCTCCTCATAATCAAGAAAATTTAAAGGCTATTAAATTCTTATCTGATAGAGGAGTTATAGTTTCTGTTGGACATTCAGCGGCAAGTTATGAAGATGTTATGAAAGCTATTGACCTTGGACTTTCTCATGCAACTCATACTTATAATGGAATGAAAGGTTTTACTCATAGAGAACCGGGAGTTGTTGGAGCAGTATTTAATTCAGATAATATTATGGCAGAGATTATTTTTGATAAAGTACATGTTCATCCAGAGGCAGTGAGAACTCTTATAAAAATAAAAGGTGTGGATAAAGTAATTTGTATTACAGATTCTATGTCAGCAACAGGTTTAGCAGAAGGAAAATATAAATTAGGTGAGCTTGATGTAAATGTAAAGGATGGACAAGCAAGACTTATTTCAAATAATGCATTAGCTGGCAGTGTACTTAGAATAGATGTAGCATTTAAAAATTTAATAGAATTAGGATATAGTATAACAGATGCTTTTAAAATGACTTCAACTAATGCTGCAAAAGAGTTCAAATTAAATACTGGAATTTTAAAAGAAGGTAAAGATGCTGATTTAGTTGTTTTAGATAAAGACTATAAGGTTTGTATGACTATGGTAAAGGGAAAAATCAAATTTAAAAGATAG
- a CDS encoding ABC transporter permease produces MNFFDILKGSLATLKANKLRTLLTMLGIIIGISSVIAMWAIGNGGRDSILGDLKKVGYGKFTVTIDYKNEDFKYRDYFTMETVNMLKASNKFKAVAASIEDRFRMLKDNKPYFAFGDVSTEDFEKISPVTMMSGRNFLPFEYDSNERVITIDNISAKKIFGDIKSALGQSVEISRDRKKAGHSYKIIGVFKSPYESFGKLFGEGENFPVLFRIPYKAYAISFNQDPDVFDNLIVEAKNGNKISEAMLEAKNILEFNKNAKNLYVTNAVSNDIESFDKILSTLSIFVTLAASISLLVGGIGVMNIMLVTVVERTKEIGIRKALGAKNRDILKQFLLESIILTVLGGLIGMLVGILFGLLAGVVMGIKPIFSLASILVSLSISVVVGIIFGVSPARRAAKLNPIDALRTE; encoded by the coding sequence ATGAATTTTTTTGATATATTAAAAGGAAGTTTAGCAACTCTTAAAGCTAATAAACTTAGAACTTTACTTACTATGCTTGGAATAATAATAGGTATTTCTTCTGTTATTGCTATGTGGGCAATAGGTAATGGTGGTAGAGATAGTATTTTAGGAGATTTAAAAAAAGTTGGTTATGGTAAATTTACTGTAACTATTGACTATAAAAATGAAGATTTTAAGTATAGAGACTATTTCACTATGGAAACTGTAAATATGTTAAAAGCCTCAAATAAATTTAAAGCTGTTGCTGCAAGTATAGAAGACAGATTTAGAATGTTAAAAGACAATAAACCATATTTTGCTTTTGGTGATGTGAGTACAGAAGATTTTGAAAAAATATCCCCAGTTACTATGATGAGTGGAAGAAATTTTTTACCTTTTGAATATGATTCAAATGAAAGAGTTATAACTATTGATAATATTTCTGCTAAAAAAATATTTGGAGATATAAAATCAGCCTTAGGTCAATCCGTTGAAATCAGTAGAGATAGAAAAAAAGCAGGACATTCATACAAAATAATAGGAGTATTTAAAAGCCCTTATGAATCTTTTGGTAAATTATTTGGTGAAGGAGAAAATTTTCCTGTGTTATTTAGAATACCATATAAGGCTTATGCAATTTCATTTAATCAAGATCCAGATGTTTTTGATAATTTAATCGTTGAAGCAAAAAATGGAAATAAAATAAGTGAAGCTATGTTGGAAGCAAAAAATATATTAGAATTTAATAAGAATGCTAAAAATCTTTATGTTACAAATGCTGTTTCAAATGATATAGAATCTTTTGATAAGATTTTATCGACTCTTAGTATATTTGTAACCTTAGCTGCAAGTATTTCATTACTTGTAGGAGGCATTGGAGTTATGAATATAATGCTTGTTACTGTTGTTGAAAGAACAAAAGAGATAGGAATTAGAAAAGCCTTAGGAGCTAAAAATAGAGATATTTTAAAACAATTTTTGCTTGAGTCTATAATTTTAACTGTTCTTGGAGGACTTATAGGTATGCTTGTAGGAATACTTTTTGGTTTACTCGCAGGAGTAGTTATGGGAATAAAACCAATATTTTCATTAGCATCCATACTAGTTTCTTTAAGTATTTCTGTTGTTGTAGGAATTATTTTTGGAGTGAGTCCTGCAAGAAGAGCTGCTAAATTAAATCCTATTGATGCATTGAGAACTGAATAA
- a CDS encoding ABC transporter ATP-binding protein: MIITVDNINKTYKNGSLELQVLKNISFKVDKGEFLAIMGSSGSGKSTMMNILGCLDNQYEGRYILDGIDISKSTENELSEIRNKKIGFIFQSFNLLPRLTALENVELPLVYSSIPKEERHKRANELLEMVGLKERIHHRPNELSGGQRQRVAIARALANNPSIILADEPTGNLDSKSEEEIIEILQKLNKMGKTIVIVTHEPSIGEIAERKIVFKDGEII; the protein is encoded by the coding sequence ATGATAATAACAGTAGATAATATAAATAAAACTTATAAAAATGGTTCACTAGAATTACAAGTATTAAAGAATATTTCTTTTAAAGTAGATAAAGGGGAATTTTTAGCTATAATGGGAAGTAGTGGTAGTGGAAAATCAACAATGATGAATATTTTAGGTTGCCTTGATAATCAATATGAAGGAAGATATATTCTTGATGGAATAGATATATCAAAATCTACTGAAAATGAATTGAGTGAAATTAGAAATAAAAAAATTGGTTTTATATTTCAATCCTTTAATCTTTTACCAAGGCTTACTGCACTTGAAAATGTTGAGCTACCTTTGGTATATTCTTCAATTCCTAAGGAAGAAAGGCATAAAAGAGCTAATGAACTTTTAGAAATGGTTGGCTTAAAAGAAAGAATCCATCATAGACCCAATGAACTTTCAGGAGGACAAAGACAAAGAGTTGCTATTGCAAGGGCATTAGCAAATAATCCTAGTATCATTCTTGCTGATGAACCTACTGGAAACTTAGATAGTAAATCGGAAGAAGAAATAATTGAGATTTTACAAAAATTAAATAAAATGGGAAAAACTATTGTTATAGTTACACATGAACCAAGTATTGGAGAAATAGCTGAAAGAAAAATTGTATTTAAAGATGGTGAGATAATATGA
- a CDS encoding efflux RND transporter periplasmic adaptor subunit — protein MKNIFKGKLKFIILLILIILGLIYYFTHRNKKEKVYVNDYSYMEVKKTDEIGTLNLNGYIKANNPIGIFVDKKLKVKEVFIKNGDFVQKGQVLMTFDDDETNKLNRNIEKERINLQKIQRDLRTTRELYKLGGASRDEVKNLEDNARVSQLNIDEYTEVLNKTATEVRSPVDGVVSNLKAQENYLVDTDSSLLEIIDSNDLRIIIEIPEYNSQSVKLGQSVKVRQDISDDDKVYDGEITKISRLSTTSTLTSENVLEADVKTKEVIPNLVPGFKIKAVLQLKADEKNIIIPKIALQSENGKYFVFTIDNKNTVKRKEVTVKNIVGDNIIVTSGLNVGEILIVTPDNRLSDGLVLTEGDNPNSSKEEAAAVPADEAEVVVN, from the coding sequence GTGAAAAATATATTTAAAGGTAAATTAAAATTTATAATACTTCTAATATTAATTATTTTAGGTTTAATCTATTACTTTACTCATAGAAATAAAAAAGAAAAAGTTTATGTTAATGATTATTCATATATGGAAGTGAAAAAAACCGATGAAATTGGAACTCTTAATTTGAATGGATATATAAAAGCTAATAATCCAATAGGAATATTTGTTGATAAGAAGCTAAAAGTTAAAGAAGTCTTTATAAAAAACGGAGATTTTGTCCAAAAAGGACAAGTTCTTATGACTTTTGATGATGATGAAACAAATAAATTGAATAGAAATATTGAGAAAGAAAGAATAAATTTACAAAAAATACAAAGAGATTTAAGAACTACAAGAGAATTATATAAACTTGGTGGAGCAAGTAGAGATGAGGTAAAAAATTTAGAAGACAATGCCAGAGTATCTCAGTTAAATATTGATGAATATACAGAAGTTTTAAATAAGACTGCAACAGAGGTTAGAAGTCCTGTTGACGGGGTGGTATCAAATTTAAAAGCCCAAGAAAATTATTTGGTTGATACAGATTCTTCACTTTTAGAAATAATAGATTCCAATGATTTAAGGATTATAATTGAAATACCTGAATATAATTCTCAGTCTGTAAAATTGGGGCAAAGTGTTAAAGTTAGACAAGATATTTCAGATGATGATAAAGTATATGATGGAGAGATTACTAAAATTTCAAGATTATCTACAACTTCAACTTTGACATCAGAAAATGTTTTAGAAGCTGATGTAAAAACTAAGGAAGTCATTCCAAATTTAGTTCCGGGCTTCAAGATAAAAGCAGTTTTACAATTAAAAGCTGATGAAAAAAATATAATAATACCTAAGATTGCTCTTCAAAGTGAAAATGGAAAATATTTTGTTTTTACTATTGATAATAAAAATACAGTTAAAAGAAAAGAAGTTACAGTAAAAAATATTGTTGGAGATAATATTATAGTTACTTCTGGTTTAAATGTTGGAGAAATATTAATTGTAACACCAGATAATAGATTAAGCGATGGATTAGTACTTACAGAAGGAGATAATCCTAATTCAAGTAAAGAAGAAGCTGCTGCTGTACCTGCTGATGAAGCAGAAGTAGTTGTAAATTAG
- a CDS encoding TolC family protein, translating into MKKILLFFLILTSLSCSAQETLSIDEALNRVGNDRESYEFKKFQNSQEGTNVKIKDNKLGDFNGVTLSSGYNISENNFDNRPRKYDRTFQNKATYGPFFVNYNYVQSERSYVSFGVEKNLKDVFYSKYNSNLKINNLQLELNKISYDKNIQTKKINLVSLYQDILNTKNELEYRKKAYEHYRVDLDKLKKSYELGASPKINLESVELEAEDSKLQIDILETKLKSLYDVGKTDYNIDFENYKLLDFVENNESIDFILNSYMKNEVEELRLSLSMAEERKSYSNYDRYMPDLYLGYERVDRNLRGDRYYRDQDLFTIKFSKKLFSTDSEYKLNELEVENLKNDLNEKIRVINAEKIKLKSEYHELLKLASIGDKKSNIAYKKYLIKEKEYELNKSSYLDVIDEYNKYLSQEIETKKAKNALNAFVYKIKIKR; encoded by the coding sequence ATGAAAAAAATATTATTATTTTTTCTAATTCTAACAAGTCTTAGCTGTTCAGCACAAGAAACATTATCAATAGATGAGGCTTTGAATAGAGTTGGAAATGACAGAGAAAGTTATGAATTTAAGAAATTTCAAAATTCTCAGGAAGGTACGAATGTTAAAATCAAAGATAATAAATTAGGAGATTTTAATGGGGTAACCTTATCAAGTGGATATAATATTTCTGAAAATAATTTTGATAACAGACCTAGAAAGTATGACAGAACATTTCAAAATAAAGCTACTTATGGGCCTTTTTTTGTGAATTATAACTATGTTCAAAGTGAGAGATCTTATGTCAGTTTTGGAGTTGAAAAAAATCTAAAAGATGTTTTTTATTCAAAATATAATAGTAATTTAAAAATAAATAATTTACAATTAGAATTAAATAAAATTTCTTATGATAAAAATATACAGACAAAAAAAATAAATTTAGTGAGTTTGTATCAAGATATATTGAATACTAAAAATGAATTAGAATATAGAAAAAAAGCCTATGAACATTATAGAGTTGATTTAGATAAATTAAAAAAATCTTATGAATTAGGAGCTAGTCCAAAAATAAATTTAGAGAGTGTAGAATTAGAAGCAGAGGATTCTAAATTGCAGATTGATATTTTAGAAACTAAGTTAAAAAGTCTTTATGATGTTGGAAAAACTGATTATAATATAGATTTTGAAAACTATAAATTACTTGATTTTGTTGAAAATAATGAAAGTATTGATTTTATTTTAAATAGTTATATGAAAAATGAAGTTGAAGAGCTTAGATTGAGTTTATCAATGGCAGAAGAAAGAAAAAGTTATAGTAATTATGACAGATATATGCCAGATTTATATTTAGGTTATGAAAGAGTTGATAGAAATTTAAGAGGAGATAGATATTATAGAGACCAAGATTTATTTACTATCAAATTTTCAAAGAAACTATTTTCAACAGATTCTGAATATAAATTAAATGAGTTAGAAGTTGAGAATTTAAAAAATGATTTGAATGAAAAAATAAGAGTCATTAATGCAGAGAAAATAAAATTAAAATCTGAATATCATGAATTATTAAAATTGGCTTCTATTGGAGATAAAAAATCTAATATTGCTTATAAAAAATATTTAATAAAAGAAAAAGAATATGAACTCAATAAGTCAAGTTATTTAGATGTCATAGATGAATATAATAAATATTTATCTCAAGAAATTGAAACTAAAAAGGCTAAAAATGCTTTAAATGCTTTTGTTTATAAAATAAAAATAAAAAGATAA
- a CDS encoding WYL domain-containing protein: MSKKIKVTLPQNIYEIIKNDIDDFNMTSNHFMNYIFLNLNEKYKNFKGNPTIAEQSKEKSSIQFNLNKASNLIYYDVLRENNAQNESEFMRSLLIRYATNPKNKRELFIFKEFVERLNLAIKDKKNVYVTFNDNRKVKVSPYHIGSSDLEIANYIFCYDYSEEKYKNYKLNYLKQVYTTSESGNWKDEKYINDVIKNFDPFLSKGQVIKIRLSEKGKKLFKAIKINRPKLISENGGIFEFEASEEQIKRYFTYFLDEATVIEPIELKEWFIEKYENALKNLKNN; the protein is encoded by the coding sequence TTGAGTAAAAAAATAAAAGTTACTCTGCCTCAAAATATATATGAAATAATAAAAAATGATATAGATGATTTTAATATGACAAGTAATCATTTTATGAATTATATTTTTCTCAATTTGAATGAAAAATATAAAAATTTTAAAGGGAATCCTACTATTGCTGAACAGAGTAAAGAAAAATCTAGTATACAATTTAACTTAAATAAGGCAAGTAATCTTATCTATTATGATGTTCTAAGAGAAAATAATGCACAGAATGAATCAGAATTTATGAGAAGTTTACTTATCAGATATGCTACTAATCCTAAAAATAAGAGAGAACTTTTTATTTTTAAAGAATTTGTTGAAAGATTGAATTTAGCTATAAAAGATAAGAAAAATGTATATGTTACCTTTAATGATAATAGAAAAGTTAAAGTAAGTCCTTATCATATAGGTAGTTCTGATTTAGAAATTGCTAATTATATTTTTTGTTATGATTATTCAGAAGAAAAATATAAAAATTATAAATTAAATTATTTAAAGCAAGTATATACAACTTCTGAAAGTGGAAACTGGAAAGATGAAAAATATATCAATGACGTAATTAAAAATTTTGATCCATTTTTATCAAAAGGACAAGTTATAAAAATAAGACTTAGCGAAAAAGGTAAAAAGTTATTTAAAGCAATAAAAATAAATAGACCTAAATTAATAAGTGAAAATGGAGGTATATTTGAATTTGAAGCCTCAGAGGAACAAATTAAAAGATATTTTACATATTTTTTAGATGAGGCAACTGTTATAGAGCCTATTGAACTAAAGGAGTGGTTTATAGAAAAATATGAAAATGCTCTAAAAAATTTAAAAAATAATTAG